The Halobacteriovorax sp. DA5 genome segment ATTGTTGCGTCTTTACATCCAACTAAGATCTTGTTGTCTGCAACTTTAACTTCACCAGCTTGAAGTCCCAAATTATCATATTTAGAAATTTCAATGACTTTTAGACGTTTTTCATTCAAGAAGCAGTAAGTACCTGGCCAAGGTTTAAGTGCTCTTACTTGATTGTGAATTGTATTAAAGTCACATTCATTAAATTTAATATGGCCGTCTTCTTTTTTTAGAGTAGGTGCAAAGCTTACTTTTGCTTCATCTTGCTCATATGAAGTCACTTTGTCATCTAACATATCTACGATGAAGTCGTTAAGTGTTAATGATGCTGCAAACTTTAGACGAGTATAAAGTTGTCCACCAGTCTCTTCAAAAGCAATATTGATTTTTGATTCTTTGACAATATCGCCCGCATCCATTTTCTTAACCATTCTTTGAATTGAAACACCTGTTTCAGTATCACCGTTTAAAAGCGCATATTGAATAGGAGCTGCTCCTCTATATTTTGGTAGGAGAGAAGTGTGGATATTGAAACAACCAATTTTAGGTTTATTTAAAACTTTTGATCCAAGGAATTGGGCAAAAGCTAATACGAGATAAAAGTCTGCATCAACTTCATCTAAAAGTTTAAGAAGCTCTTCATCCTTGTTTATATTTTCTGTTTGATAGAAATTGATTCTATTTTCTTTACAATAAGTAATAACAGGAGGGGATTGAAGTTTTTGTCCTCTTCCTGCAGGTCTATCTGGCATACTAATGACAAGTTTCAGATCAATTTGTGGATGATTGGCCAGAAGTTCTAAACTTGGGCATGAGAAGTCTGGTGTACCAAAGAAAACTGCCTTAAGTTTTTTCACTATCTACCCTTAACCCTTTTCATATATCTCTTCGTTAAGAAGTTTCTTTTAAGAGTTGAAAGCCTTTCAAGAAAAACAATTCCATCGAGGTGATCATTTTCGTGTTGAATACATACTGATAGCAGTCCATCAACTTCTAGAACTTGCTCATTACCTTCGATATCTTGATAAGTTACTCGAATTTGTTCTGAACGTTTTACTTCTTCATAAATCCCAGGAACTGAAAGGCATCCTTCTTCATAAAGAATTTCACCCTGAAGTTTTTCAATTTTAGGATTGATAAAAATTCTCGGATTGAAGTTTGATAATTCTTGATCTTTCGTACCATCAGCACGAGTAATTTCTTTGCTATGAAAATCAATATCCATGACAAAGATGCGATCTGAAACACCAATTTGTGGTGCAGCTAAACCAATTCCAGGGGCATGGTACATTGTAAAAAGCATATCCTTACAAAGCTTCTTTAGCTCGTCGTCAAACTTTTCAACTGGAGATGCCACCTTCTTAAGAACAGGCGCAGGGTAAGTATAAATCTCTAGTTTTTCACCTTCTAGAGTGTAATCTTTTAAAAATTCTTCTGATTTATTCATGGAATTCTTATAGCATGTGTGCGGCGCACAAGTCCAGCTTTCCTCTATTTTTCATTTACGTTAAACGTCTGTTTTTAAAGAAGATAAGTCCGATGACTAAGGTGAATATAAAGGGAACAGAGAATGTTGCTAAGAACGGACTAATTTTCAAGTTTTTACCTAGCTCAATAAAATATGATTGCACTAGCCAATACATAATTGTGAACGCAAAAATAAATGCAACGCTTCGACCAAACGAACTATTACGTCTATTTGGATTGAATATACTCGTGGCCGCAATTAAGGCAAAGATAATGCAAATTAGTCCTTCCGAAATATGCATGTAGAACATAACAAGATATTCGTTTACATTGATTC includes the following:
- the fmt gene encoding methionyl-tRNA formyltransferase; the encoded protein is MKKLKAVFFGTPDFSCPSLELLANHPQIDLKLVISMPDRPAGRGQKLQSPPVITYCKENRINFYQTENINKDEELLKLLDEVDADFYLVLAFAQFLGSKVLNKPKIGCFNIHTSLLPKYRGAAPIQYALLNGDTETGVSIQRMVKKMDAGDIVKESKINIAFEETGGQLYTRLKFAASLTLNDFIVDMLDDKVTSYEQDEAKVSFAPTLKKEDGHIKFNECDFNTIHNQVRALKPWPGTYCFLNEKRLKVIEISKYDNLGLQAGEVKVADNKILVGCKDATIRLDVIQLEGKKACRDTDAVNGLTNKYDSFKIS
- the def gene encoding peptide deformylase, whose protein sequence is MNKSEEFLKDYTLEGEKLEIYTYPAPVLKKVASPVEKFDDELKKLCKDMLFTMYHAPGIGLAAPQIGVSDRIFVMDIDFHSKEITRADGTKDQELSNFNPRIFINPKIEKLQGEILYEEGCLSVPGIYEEVKRSEQIRVTYQDIEGNEQVLEVDGLLSVCIQHENDHLDGIVFLERLSTLKRNFLTKRYMKRVKGR